From the genome of Actinomycetota bacterium, one region includes:
- a CDS encoding molybdenum cofactor synthesis domain-containing protein, with protein MLTISDGVFHGTRTDDSGRVLAEALEGAGFEVAERKVVPDDRKDIEPAIVALAGQNDLVLTTGGTGLGPRDVTPEATLAVVERLAPGFAEAMRADGRAKTPMAILSRGVSGVLKDALVVNFPGSPKACREGLDVILPLFGHAMDLITGYTVHKDGPPKPGDRPGDIDLEGKKPLSHDHSHNGKGAESTPAPPASPEAQAPVADQADPAWEVTSTLARRIDLGEDSLLATAIRREGSPPCSVGQKMLLGPGGPLTGTLGCSDFDTAIAREAAQVLAGGVSTTRTLTHDLGTIEVYLEPYTRKPRLVVIGATPVALWLLRWGRDLGYEPVLVEERDGWVTPEHREAASRVETSADNVGGGSVLDVVHTDHESPAVPDQIGALLPLKPRFVGIIGSARHTGHHIQQLKDHGLDPEQIEQIQSPVGLNLGAKTPPEIALSILAGLMRFRSGRKGEWLDRRFEEGGE; from the coding sequence GTGCTCACAATCAGCGACGGCGTGTTTCATGGAACCCGGACCGATGACTCGGGCCGGGTCCTGGCGGAGGCTCTGGAGGGCGCCGGTTTCGAGGTAGCAGAGCGCAAGGTGGTGCCGGACGACCGCAAGGACATCGAGCCTGCGATCGTCGCCCTCGCCGGGCAGAACGACCTCGTTCTGACCACCGGTGGGACCGGGCTGGGCCCCCGGGACGTCACCCCCGAGGCGACCCTGGCGGTAGTCGAACGCCTGGCCCCCGGCTTCGCCGAGGCGATGAGGGCCGACGGCCGGGCCAAGACCCCGATGGCGATTCTTTCCCGGGGCGTCAGCGGGGTCCTGAAGGACGCCCTGGTGGTGAACTTCCCCGGAAGCCCAAAGGCGTGCCGGGAGGGGCTGGACGTGATCCTGCCGCTCTTCGGTCACGCGATGGACCTGATCACCGGCTACACGGTTCACAAGGACGGCCCGCCGAAGCCGGGAGACCGCCCGGGCGACATCGACCTGGAGGGCAAGAAGCCTCTGAGCCACGACCACTCCCACAACGGCAAGGGGGCCGAATCCACTCCCGCCCCCCCGGCCTCACCCGAGGCTCAGGCTCCGGTCGCCGACCAGGCCGATCCCGCCTGGGAGGTCACCAGCACCCTGGCCAGGCGCATCGACCTGGGCGAGGACAGCCTGCTCGCCACCGCAATCCGCCGTGAGGGGTCGCCTCCGTGCTCGGTGGGGCAGAAGATGCTGCTGGGACCCGGCGGCCCGCTCACGGGAACTCTGGGATGCTCCGACTTCGACACCGCAATAGCCCGCGAGGCGGCGCAGGTGCTCGCCGGAGGCGTATCGACCACCCGAACGCTCACCCATGACCTGGGGACTATCGAGGTCTACCTCGAGCCCTACACCCGCAAGCCCCGGCTGGTGGTGATCGGGGCCACCCCGGTCGCCCTGTGGCTGCTTCGTTGGGGCAGGGACCTGGGCTACGAGCCGGTCCTGGTAGAGGAGCGCGACGGGTGGGTCACGCCGGAGCACCGCGAAGCGGCGTCCAGGGTGGAGACCTCGGCCGACAACGTGGGCGGAGGAAGCGTGCTGGACGTGGTCCACACCGACCACGAGTCGCCCGCAGTCCCGGACCAGATCGGCGCCCTGCTGCCCCTGAAACCCCGCTTCGTCGGGATCATCGGCAGCGCCCGGCACACCGGCCACCACATTCAGCAGCTTAAGGACCACGGGCTGGACCCGGAGCAGATCGAGCAGATCCAGTCGCCGGTCGGGCTGAACCTGGGGGCCAAGACGCCTCCGGAGATTGCGCTTTCGATCCTGGCCGGGCTGATGAGGTTCCGTTCCGGCCGCAAAGGCGAGTGGCTGGACCGCCGGTTCGAGGAAGGTGGCGAATGA
- a CDS encoding molybdenum cofactor biosynthesis protein MoaE encodes MKIRVRMFGGLAERGRAEEVLDIPENSSTDDLMAILYERYPDVGRLSGQIRTAVNKEIASGDQTLSDDDEVALLPPVAGGANIVTGLREGGATVNEAMEAVEAPDAGGIVVFVGTVRNHADEWGEVDRLEYSAYREMAEAVLQQVAEEAVQKWPLSGMAIFHGLGNLKVGDHTVVVAASSAHRGEAFEAARYGIDEVKVRCPVWKKEGRGDEHRWVGLEEAAPPGDAEGPED; translated from the coding sequence ATGAAAATCAGAGTCCGCATGTTTGGAGGCCTGGCCGAGAGGGGCCGCGCCGAGGAGGTCCTGGATATCCCGGAGAACTCGTCGACGGACGACCTGATGGCCATCCTCTACGAGCGCTACCCCGATGTCGGCAGGCTGTCCGGACAGATCCGCACCGCGGTGAACAAGGAGATTGCATCCGGCGACCAGACGCTTTCCGATGACGACGAGGTGGCCCTGCTTCCCCCGGTCGCCGGGGGGGCGAACATCGTCACCGGCCTCAGGGAGGGAGGCGCCACGGTGAACGAGGCGATGGAGGCGGTGGAAGCCCCGGACGCCGGCGGCATCGTCGTCTTCGTCGGCACCGTTCGCAACCACGCCGACGAGTGGGGCGAGGTCGACCGCCTGGAGTACTCCGCCTACCGGGAGATGGCCGAGGCCGTCCTGCAGCAGGTTGCCGAGGAGGCGGTGCAGAAGTGGCCGCTGTCCGGCATGGCGATCTTCCACGGCCTGGGCAACCTGAAGGTCGGTGACCACACGGTGGTCGTCGCAGCCTCGTCGGCCCACCGGGGCGAGGCTTTCGAGGCCGCCCGCTACGGCATCGACGAGGTCAAAGTCCGCTGTCCGGTCTGGAAGAAGGAGGGCCGGGGCGACGAGCACCGCTGGGTGGGACTCGAAGAAGCCGCTCCGCCCGGTGACGCCGAGGGACCGGAGGACTGA
- a CDS encoding superoxide dismutase produces the protein MAYELPPLPYAYDALEPHIDARTMEIHHTKHHQTYIDKLNAALADKPELSAKPIQELMKDFAEVPAELSTPVRNHGGGHANHSLFWTILSPDGGGEPKGPLADAINSSFGSFDQFKTLFTNTAVNQFGSGWAWLVVADGQLVPYGLPNQDSPLAAGENPILGLDVWEHAYYLKYQNRRPEYISAFWNIVNWDEVSARYETAVG, from the coding sequence ATGGCTTACGAACTACCACCGCTGCCATATGCATACGATGCTCTGGAACCGCATATCGATGCACGGACGATGGAGATCCACCACACCAAGCACCACCAGACCTACATCGACAAGCTGAACGCAGCGCTTGCCGACAAGCCGGAGCTCTCCGCCAAGCCCATCCAGGAGCTGATGAAGGACTTCGCCGAGGTCCCCGCAGAGCTTTCGACCCCGGTGCGCAACCACGGTGGCGGCCACGCCAACCACTCGCTGTTCTGGACGATTCTTTCGCCCGACGGCGGCGGCGAGCCCAAGGGCCCGCTGGCCGATGCGATCAACAGCTCGTTCGGCTCGTTCGACCAGTTCAAGACCCTGTTCACCAACACCGCGGTCAACCAGTTCGGCAGCGGCTGGGCATGGCTCGTCGTAGCCGACGGACAGCTCGTCCCCTACGGCCTGCCCAACCAGGACTCCCCCCTGGCCGCCGGCGAGAACCCCATCCTGGGCCTCGACGTCTGGGAGCACGCCTACTACCTGAAGTACCAGAACCGTCGCCCCGAGTACATCAGCGCCTTCTGGAACATCGTCAACTGGGACGAGGTCAGCGCCCGGTACGAAACCGCCGTGGGCTAA
- the glp gene encoding gephyrin-like molybdotransferase Glp, with the protein MMRTVAEVRKDILDAVEPLEPVTLPLIDAWGCVLVEDAKAPYDIPTFASSAMDGYAVRSEDVAGAPVTLKRVGSAYIGHTPEGEVGPGETMWIATGAPIPPGADCIAPKEDVESEPDVITVQKSFSPGQFVRPPGQDLKEGDVVVPAGKVLAGPELGNLSTAGFAEVTVYPKARVCVVSTGDELIEPGTKPAYGQIPDGNGYTISGCLKELGISPVRPPIVPDDEDLLREVFVSRAPEVDVFISSGGMSVGDLDVVRKVVEELGQIDAYKVAMQPGMPQAFGNVEGRTYFGLPGNPVSVFVSFELFIRPALLKMMGRTDLDRPVVRAALDDEMDGLVDKTRYSRVLVYRDGDGWRASSTGPAASNLLGTVVKANGLAVIPPGDKPVKAGEQVNVQLYRPLEQIHA; encoded by the coding sequence GTGATGAGAACCGTCGCCGAGGTCCGGAAGGACATCCTCGACGCGGTCGAGCCGCTCGAGCCGGTGACCCTGCCGCTCATCGACGCGTGGGGCTGCGTGCTGGTGGAGGACGCGAAAGCCCCCTATGACATTCCCACGTTCGCCTCGTCGGCGATGGATGGTTATGCAGTCCGGTCCGAGGACGTGGCCGGCGCGCCGGTCACCCTGAAGCGGGTGGGAAGCGCCTACATCGGCCACACCCCCGAGGGCGAGGTGGGACCGGGCGAAACCATGTGGATCGCCACCGGCGCCCCGATCCCCCCGGGCGCCGACTGCATCGCACCCAAGGAGGACGTCGAGTCCGAGCCCGATGTCATCACAGTCCAGAAATCGTTCTCACCCGGCCAGTTCGTGCGGCCGCCGGGACAGGACCTCAAGGAGGGCGACGTCGTGGTCCCCGCCGGCAAGGTGCTCGCCGGGCCCGAGCTGGGGAATCTGTCGACCGCCGGCTTCGCCGAGGTCACCGTCTACCCAAAGGCCCGGGTGTGTGTGGTCTCCACCGGCGACGAGCTGATCGAGCCGGGCACCAAGCCGGCGTACGGCCAGATCCCGGACGGAAACGGCTACACCATCTCCGGTTGCCTGAAGGAGCTGGGAATCTCGCCGGTCCGTCCCCCGATCGTGCCGGACGACGAGGACCTTCTGCGTGAGGTGTTCGTCTCCCGGGCACCCGAAGTGGACGTGTTCATCTCCTCCGGAGGCATGTCGGTGGGCGACCTGGACGTGGTTCGCAAGGTGGTGGAGGAGCTCGGACAGATCGACGCCTACAAGGTGGCGATGCAGCCCGGGATGCCCCAGGCCTTCGGCAACGTCGAGGGCCGGACCTACTTCGGTCTTCCCGGCAACCCGGTCTCGGTATTCGTCTCCTTCGAGCTGTTCATCCGCCCGGCCCTGCTGAAGATGATGGGCAGGACCGACCTCGATCGGCCGGTCGTCCGGGCGGCACTCGACGACGAGATGGACGGCCTTGTTGACAAGACCCGCTACTCCCGGGTGCTGGTCTACCGCGACGGGGACGGCTGGAGGGCCAGCTCCACCGGGCCCGCGGCATCCAACCTTTTGGGCACTGTCGTGAAGGCAAACGGGCTGGCTGTGATCCCGCCCGGCGACAAGCCGGTGAAGGCGGGGGAGCAGGTAAACGTTCAGCTGTACCGCCCGCTCGAGCAGATTCACGCTTGA